TCtataccaaggcgaattcatacaaggtggtgtcagttctacaaaacaacaattggtctcaacaaatgtcaaaaaatcaaaatgaaaaattaaacaaataagtatttaaacttaatatagtgtagataaatGAATAGAGatggctttacttatttatgtaaacaataaatattttgttaataagcttagaatatgtagatttttaaatataaaaacaagctttgacagttgttagaaccaaaaagcgaaaaaaaattatcagctgtttgactgactccaccttatataaattcgccttgatctaTACGATGTCCGaattgttcttgtttttttcattatgGTAAAAGTTAGATCCAATTTGACACATGGATGGGCCTGTCATTTTGATGTACAAACTTGCAAAATTTTAAGCTTTGAACGTTTTgaataaactttttgaaaaacaaaaagtaaacaacGCATTTGTGAACACAACAAACCAAACAATTCAATTGTTGCATGGGAAATTTCGCGTTGGCTTTCGATTTGCAGATGTGAATTGGATGCCTCTGAGATAGTCgaattgtttttgcaaaatttggttcaaaattttgtgaaaataactAACGTCTGCGACAAGCTAGGGTTAGGCATTTACCAAACATcatattaatttcaatatttctactttacagaaatattttgaattaatatttaataggaGTAATCAAAAtagtttggaaataaatctggctgaTCCGTTTGGCATATAATTTCACAAAGGCATTGCAGAAGAGTACTAGAGTTGGTTTCTCAGAAGACGGACTCAGGAGCGTCGCTGTGGAGTCTCAGAGAAGGGCACCTCAAACATGCAACATTTTCAGACGCTTGCGAATTTGTGGTTTATctgaaattaaagattttaatatgtatattcTTAAAGCCTATAAAAAAGTTGCTTATACTATATACTTCTTATAGTTATTGAGTTATACGCATTTgagaatttaaatttcaaaattttatcacaGCCTGGCCCCATTTTTTCTTATTATCGGGAACAAAGTATgactaatttcattaaaattagttttcttaattttcaaatttaaaatcgattatttttggaatcgaaaaaaattttttttaaatatttttcatgtgattttcttatttattgtttaatagaAAAACGATGCCAGGATGTGGtgaaattgtaaattttcaaaTCCGTATAACTCAataattataagagataaattgtATGTTCTTTATAGGTCTAATAAACGGCTTTATATAGGTGAAGCAGAGGAGTGCTCGAGTTTATTTTTAGAAGATTTCATGCCAATCAtgacatatttatttccaaaatattttgattctacaCCACTGTGCATTAGTATCagtaaaacttaattttttagaaaaatatatatttttaaagccaATTAAATTTGCACACCCTGTGATTATGTCTATGACAGCGACAACCATAATTTTATATAGTACTATTCACATGATtgcagcaatcatatatatgattgtagtaattatgtatatgtttgtggcaatcatgttcatgatgaatcatttcataatatgttgctctccGATCatgattttcacaaaaaattattgccacaaacatatacttaattaAAGCAATCGTATATTCGTATATATGATTGCTGTAATCATGTGAATAGTAAGTTTAATATATTATGATTGTCGCaaccatttaaataattacattAACCACAATATGGATAAATAACTTGCAGTCATATTGAATGAAATGTGATTATAAACGTACAATCATGTATATGATTgctgcaatcatgtgaatcataagtgtaacatattatgattgtcgcaaccatataaataatttcattgaccataatattgataaataatttgtaatcaTGTTGAATGAAATGGATGCGGAACAGTCGCTACAAATATTATCCCAAATatgaatttactttaaatatatttcaatattaaaaacaaaaataaaaactatcttTGAGTTGGAGAACAGCAAAAAAGATGTAAATTAAACAGGTGTTTCTCATTCTGTTTCCAGGGGAATTCCCAGCAGCAATGCAGCGCGCGGGACTAGCACTTCATCGAATGTCTCAAAGTCATTATATCTTAGTGTACCTGTTAATGTACTTGTTTACCTTAGCATATGTCAGGCACTACACAAGGCTACCGGCTGTAGTGCATGGTCTAAAATCTGTGGTCATGTGATAGAAACGTGCCTACAACTGTTAGGTTTTCTGCTACTGACACTGATGGCTGGCTTTGTGAAAGTGCTACGGCAGCATGCAAAAACGaacattaacaaaaacaataagaaatgtataacaataacaacaacggAGACAGTGGTAGCAGCTAAAACAAAAGCGATTAACAGCAGTAGtggcaacaataataataataataccgaCACGAATACAACATGTTGTTACTATATGCAATTGCGCGAAAATTATCATATGACACGTACAGCATTACAATCTTCTACTTCTACCAGtagcagtagcagcagcagtaCCATTACCACAAACACTTCAACCactgcaacagcaacaacagctaTTGTTAAATCTACGTGTAAACGTCAATCATTGTCAGCGCCATCATCATCTCCTGCTCCATCATcgtcatcaccatcatcattaTCACCAGCATTATCTGCAGCATACACATTTTCTTTTGCTGTGGATATTTTTTGGTGTCACCTATTGTATtctaaagaatataatttatttaaaaaagcatCATCAGCAACAGTTACAGCAACATCTACAGCGACAGCGCCATTTTCATCAACTGTCTGCTTGATGGACAATTGTTCTGTTTCCTCCTTCAGATTCTGTTGCTGTAGTTGTCATTGTTCTTGTGCTTCAACATGTCGTTTAGctgttattaaatgtttttgcCCACACCAATCAACAACAACTTCAGCTGAATACTTCAGTGAATCCGATATAAGGTGAGTCCAAACTCTAATGGCTGTACAATACAATGACGTATGATTAAATAATATCCTCGCGCTCCTTTTTATACTAGTATTCTTACTAACTAAATACTACAACTACTAACACTACCAACAAAACatttaacataaaacaaaaaacagcaacacaaaaactaaaacaactaTGACTAATACtaataaactaataaacaaaaaaaaaaactaaaaaattaaaataatatttaaaaaaataataataaaagaaactaCTCAATCTTAGCTCATACTAACATACTCGTAAATGTGTATTTCAAGAatcgaaattgaaaaaaaattaaaaaaaaactaggaaatttatatttaaaaaccaaccaactgataataatttaaactaaaaactatgtaatagattttctaaattttaaattcattttgttatatttatatgCAGCAGATTTGTTTTGAGTTCTtagcaattttgttttcttacaaTTAAAGGACAGagttctatgtatatttttcttaatttaaacagtttttgagttgaaaatcttttttaaataaatttttttaaattttattatgattaagATAAGAGATAAGAACTTTACAATAAGTCTTGAAGtttgtgtttattattttaatatatttcttttcatttaatttggTTTTCAAAACAgcatattttcaatttgaaataaatactaacagcctaaccacaaaagaaattttaaataaatttttgaaacttaaaaaaaaaaatacttaaaactgCTTTCAAAACATTTCTAACGCATACATTCATATAATTGAAAGTATTTTTCAGTgactgttaataaaaaaaaaaaaaaatatttcaaaaaaaaaaaataaaaaaaatatttaaaaaaaaataaagaaatcaaaaagttccaaaataaaaagcttattttaacgcaataatacataattttaaattcagtttgaaatttgtttatggtacaaaatttaaaatagttggcgactttataaatttaaaatcgacCTTTcggcttttgtagttaggctgtaAAATGTTAAATTCCTTATAATTAAATATCAAGTTTGTTATGTATTTATTGAGATAAACAAGATTTAGGCGCTGATTTAGAAACAAGACtgtttaacaattttcaaacttcatTCCTTATTTATACACCCAAAAGCTGAGTGATTTTctcacaaatattttaaaataattttccggCCGAGTTTTAATAAGAATACCTTCAATTTTTTAACACATTCTTATTCAGCCCCAAAATTATGTGTAAGTCGGAAGCTCGTCAcatttatgaaaacttaatttatttcatCACAACAAAACTGTATACTTCTAatccatttccaattgtatttcagaaatttctaattacatttcaaaaaattccatttttttttatcgaatttcagattattccaattatatttcagaaatttctaatagcaatataaatagaaatttctgaaaaacaattggaaatttctgaaatacaattagaaactttttaagtataaattaaaagtctgtaaaacaaatggaaatttttgaaatacaattggaaaaatcTGAAACTCAataagaaatttctgaaatataattggaaatgatGTAATATGTACTAGGGTTCTATTAGTCGATTGTCGGACTTTTTgttcggaaaaaagtcgaaaagttgataaatgtagaaaaaaagggctgaaaattcattttttccaattttcagccattattttgaaacatttttacacaataaatttattcaaagtattggtcattgttagctatgacattttctcatctttctggcaacatacggATTTCGAGTCAAAAGAacggctcatcttttgaggccaagaacgaatcaagccaatatcggatactctgttccaaagagaagcgtatcccagagagagcaatCTCCATCGATCAacacaaatagtagtcggccggccacggtctggactaaaaaacgggtgaggcaaaacttcccaaccacttctttccaAATACTATTAAACAATCATTGCAACATTTGCACTgcggttccaaatcaaaatctaggtggacaaaattatttggcgctcttgttatatagaattggtgtctccgattccaaaaaaaatttttaaaagatcaatataaactttttttcaagttacagtagggtctagataaataaaaatcaataataaataaagaaatatttctaaaaattccattccataaaaattaaaaaaaagtatttcggcgggtgctggtgtctaaaatttttttacaaagacattcccaaGAAGTTTCGTTAAacgatgtatatagtcattggacgggcttcgacggtctttttttttggcaaactatataatattcttagaaacataaatatcagtatatttggtc
The nucleotide sequence above comes from Calliphora vicina chromosome 1, idCalVici1.1, whole genome shotgun sequence. Encoded proteins:
- the LOC135949101 gene encoding uncharacterized protein LOC135949101; amino-acid sequence: MAGFVKVLRQHAKTNINKNNKKCITITTTETVVAAKTKAINSSSGNNNNNNTDTNTTCCYYMQLRENYHMTRTALQSSTSTSSSSSSSTITTNTSTTATATTAIVKSTCKRQSLSAPSSSPAPSSSSPSSLSPALSAAYTFSFAVDIFWCHLLYSKEYNLFKKASSATVTATSTATAPFSSTVCLMDNCSVSSFRFCCCSCHCSCASTCRLAVIKCFCPHQSTTTSAEYFSESDISILTN